From the genome of Trueperaceae bacterium, one region includes:
- the eno gene encoding phosphopyruvate hydratase has protein sequence MTIIEDVRALEVLDSRGNPTVAATVTLTSGATGTALVPSGASTGAHEAVELRDGGGRYAGKGVLKAVQNVNERIAPELIGYDALEQAAVDRAMCELDGTANKSELGANAILAVSLATARAAAEAVDLPLYRYLGGPNGRVLPVPLMNVINGGKHADNAVDMQEFMLVPLGFSTFGSALRAGVETFHSLKKVLSKRGYDTNVGDEGGFAPDLKSNREAIEVLLEAIEKAGYTPGDEIGIALDPASTEFFSEGRYVLKAENREFDSDGMIAYWLDWIDRYPIVSIEDGIAEDDWSGWAKLTKAVGTRVQLVGDDLFVTNSARLQRGIDEAVGNAILVKVNQIGTLTESMDAMELAKTYGYRNVVSHRSGETEDAFIADLAVAVNAGQIKTGSASRSDRIAKYNRLLAIESELGDAARYLGKAAFKR, from the coding sequence ATGACGATCATCGAAGACGTGCGCGCGCTCGAGGTGCTCGACTCGCGCGGTAACCCGACCGTGGCAGCCACGGTGACCTTGACCAGCGGCGCTACAGGGACCGCGCTAGTGCCGTCCGGTGCCAGCACCGGAGCTCACGAGGCCGTCGAACTGCGCGACGGCGGTGGCCGTTACGCCGGCAAGGGTGTCCTGAAGGCCGTTCAGAACGTCAACGAGCGCATCGCTCCCGAGCTGATCGGCTACGACGCCCTCGAGCAGGCGGCCGTCGACCGTGCGATGTGCGAGCTGGACGGCACCGCGAACAAGTCCGAGCTCGGCGCCAACGCCATCCTCGCCGTCTCCCTCGCTACCGCGCGCGCGGCGGCGGAAGCCGTCGATCTACCCCTGTACCGCTACCTGGGCGGCCCGAACGGCCGTGTGCTCCCCGTGCCTCTGATGAACGTCATCAACGGCGGCAAGCACGCCGACAACGCGGTCGACATGCAGGAGTTCATGCTGGTGCCGCTCGGCTTCTCCACCTTCGGCAGCGCGCTGCGGGCCGGCGTAGAGACGTTCCACAGCCTGAAGAAGGTCCTCTCCAAGCGCGGCTACGACACCAACGTCGGCGACGAGGGCGGTTTCGCGCCCGACCTGAAGAGCAACAGGGAAGCGATAGAGGTCCTCCTCGAGGCCATCGAGAAGGCCGGCTACACGCCCGGTGACGAGATAGGCATCGCCCTCGATCCTGCCAGCACGGAGTTCTTCTCCGAAGGACGTTACGTCCTCAAGGCCGAGAACCGGGAGTTCGACTCTGACGGCATGATCGCTTACTGGCTCGACTGGATCGACCGCTACCCTATCGTCTCGATAGAGGACGGCATCGCCGAGGACGACTGGTCCGGTTGGGCGAAGCTCACCAAGGCCGTCGGCACCCGTGTACAACTCGTCGGCGACGACCTGTTCGTCACCAACAGCGCCCGTCTTCAGAGGGGCATCGACGAGGCCGTAGGGAACGCCATCCTCGTGAAGGTCAACCAGATAGGCACGCTCACGGAGTCCATGGACGCCATGGAGCTGGCGAAGACCTACGGTTACCGGAACGTAGTGAGCCATCGCTCCGGCGAGACCGAAGACGCCTTCATCGCCGACCTGGCCGTGGCCGTCAACGCCGGTCAGATCAAGACGGGCTCGGCCAGCCGCTCCGATCGCATCGCCAAGTACAACCGCCTGCTTGCCATCGAGAGCGAACTTGGCGACGCGGCACGCTACCTCGGCAAGGCGGCGTTCAAGCGATGA
- the dnaN gene encoding DNA polymerase III subunit beta, giving the protein MKVLVPKKSLADTLARVERIVPSRSSNPGLSLLRIDVTEDGMELSGSNMDVDIRARFAVDAPGRGSYAVVGHVFSQVVRALPGEDVQLDLGDDEMQISSGSYSTKLQLMSPSSAPVLNFGTQFGGSIEAAQLARALSAVKYAASVADFQAVFRGVKLELADGHTRAVATDGFRLAYYDLKESTGLSSEVIVPARSVDELLRVLGDGEVKLALESGQLSVQHGNYSLNLKLMDGTFPDYERVIPKTFPVSITLEAGRLAEAVARVALMADKTTNNRVDLFVKGGELRITAEGSFGRSQEALPVLQEGTDPEIVLAYNSKYLTDALSPADGEVRLSFSGSNSAPSVVTDLGDNSYLAMVVPLRTS; this is encoded by the coding sequence ATGAAGGTGCTCGTCCCGAAGAAGAGCCTAGCCGACACACTCGCACGCGTCGAACGCATCGTTCCCAGCCGGTCCAGCAACCCCGGGCTGAGCTTGCTGCGAATAGACGTCACTGAGGACGGCATGGAGCTCAGCGGGTCGAACATGGATGTCGATATCCGCGCGCGCTTCGCCGTAGACGCCCCTGGCAGGGGCAGTTACGCCGTCGTCGGGCACGTCTTCAGTCAAGTAGTGCGGGCCCTGCCGGGCGAGGACGTCCAGCTCGACCTAGGCGACGACGAGATGCAGATAAGCTCCGGTTCCTATTCGACGAAGCTGCAACTCATGTCGCCATCTTCGGCACCCGTACTGAACTTCGGCACGCAGTTCGGTGGCAGCATCGAGGCCGCGCAGCTTGCCAGGGCGCTCTCGGCCGTGAAGTACGCCGCCTCGGTAGCCGACTTCCAAGCAGTCTTTCGGGGTGTCAAGCTGGAACTGGCCGACGGTCACACGCGGGCCGTTGCAACGGACGGCTTCCGGCTCGCCTACTACGATCTCAAGGAAAGCACCGGCTTGAGCTCCGAGGTAATAGTTCCTGCCCGTAGCGTGGACGAGCTCCTGAGGGTGCTCGGCGACGGTGAGGTGAAGCTGGCGCTCGAGTCCGGTCAGCTTTCCGTCCAGCACGGTAACTACTCCCTGAACCTCAAGCTCATGGACGGGACCTTCCCCGACTACGAGCGCGTCATTCCCAAGACCTTTCCCGTCAGCATCACCTTGGAGGCCGGCCGTCTCGCCGAGGCAGTAGCGCGGGTCGCGCTCATGGCCGACAAGACGACCAACAACCGCGTCGATCTGTTCGTGAAGGGCGGCGAGTTGCGCATCACGGCCGAGGGCAGCTTCGGTCGTAGCCAAGAAGCGCTGCCCGTGCTGCAAGAAGGCACGGACCCGGAGATCGTGCTGGCCTATAACAGCAAGTACCTCACGGACGCGCTCTCCCCTGCGGACGGCGAGGTTCGTTTGAGCTTCTCCGGCTCCAACTCCGCTCCGAGCGTGGTCACGGACCTGGGCGACAACAGCTACCTCGCCATGGTCGTGCCGCTCAGGACCTCGTAG
- the dnaA gene encoding chromosomal replication initiator protein DnaA codes for MAGKAQGMWDDVIARIRAEIPEVEFRTWFSQVSPHGIEDGAFVLGVPHSFARDWLRSNYSGVIEAALRDLGVEPPRVVFQVIGSQVIEQRDMFSAPPAPETPAGSVETRRPKLNPKYVFSHFVVGPNNNLAHAAARAVVEAPGHAYNPLFLYGESGLGKTHLMHAVGHAVFESRPDLQIEYVTTEAFTNDLITAIAERRMTQFRDRYRTVDLLLIDDIQFIAGKERTQEEFFHTFNALYESGKQLIVSSDRPPKDIPTLEKRLRSRFEWGLITDIQAPELETRIAILGMNAEYRGVKVPAEVIDYIARHVTSNIRELEGALVRAIVYASMNQSPLNRQTVARALSDVFAPGDINLTMPDILKRTAEHFGVKPDDVRGKGRRQELVVPRQVAMYLIRELTTHSYPEIGQYFADRDHSTVMYAVQKIEGVIQEEGDLSRAVRSLRESFV; via the coding sequence ATGGCGGGCAAGGCACAGGGGATGTGGGACGACGTCATCGCGCGCATCCGCGCCGAGATCCCCGAGGTCGAGTTCCGCACGTGGTTCAGCCAGGTGAGCCCACACGGCATCGAGGACGGCGCGTTCGTCCTTGGTGTGCCGCACTCGTTCGCCCGCGACTGGCTCAGGTCCAACTACAGCGGCGTGATCGAAGCTGCACTCCGGGACCTCGGCGTCGAACCACCTCGCGTCGTGTTCCAGGTCATCGGCAGTCAAGTCATAGAGCAACGGGACATGTTCAGTGCGCCGCCGGCACCCGAGACGCCGGCGGGCTCCGTCGAGACCCGGCGCCCCAAACTGAACCCCAAGTACGTCTTCTCGCACTTCGTCGTCGGGCCCAACAACAACCTCGCCCATGCGGCCGCACGCGCCGTGGTCGAGGCACCTGGTCACGCCTACAACCCCCTCTTCCTGTACGGGGAGTCTGGTCTGGGCAAGACCCACCTGATGCACGCCGTCGGGCACGCCGTGTTCGAATCACGGCCGGACCTCCAGATCGAGTACGTGACCACGGAGGCGTTCACCAACGACCTGATCACTGCCATCGCCGAGCGCCGGATGACGCAGTTCCGCGACCGCTATCGCACCGTTGATCTGCTCCTGATCGACGACATCCAGTTCATCGCCGGTAAGGAGCGCACGCAAGAGGAGTTCTTCCACACGTTCAACGCCCTCTACGAATCGGGGAAGCAGTTGATCGTGTCCTCTGATCGACCGCCCAAGGACATCCCGACCCTGGAGAAGCGGCTCAGGAGCCGGTTCGAGTGGGGACTGATAACCGACATCCAAGCTCCGGAGCTGGAGACGCGCATCGCCATCCTAGGGATGAACGCCGAGTACCGGGGCGTCAAGGTGCCGGCCGAGGTCATCGACTACATAGCGAGGCATGTGACATCGAACATCCGGGAGCTCGAGGGAGCCCTGGTCCGCGCGATCGTCTACGCATCCATGAACCAGTCGCCCCTCAACCGCCAGACCGTCGCACGCGCCCTTTCAGACGTCTTCGCGCCAGGCGACATCAACCTGACGATGCCAGACATCCTCAAGCGAACCGCCGAGCACTTCGGCGTCAAGCCGGACGACGTGCGTGGCAAAGGCAGGCGCCAGGAGCTGGTGGTACCGCGTCAGGTCGCCATGTACCTGATCCGCGAGTTGACTACCCACTCCTACCCCGAGATCGGGCAGTACTTCGCCGACCGCGATCATTCGACCGTGATGTACGCGGTACAGAAGATCGAGGGTGTCATCCAGGAGGAGGGTGACCTCAGCCGGGCCGTGCGTAGCCTACGCGAGTCGTTCGTCTGA